A window of Gavia stellata isolate bGavSte3 chromosome 29, bGavSte3.hap2, whole genome shotgun sequence contains these coding sequences:
- the GJA9 gene encoding gap junction alpha-9 protein: MGDWNFLGGILEEVHIHSTIIGKIWLTILFIFRMLVLGVATEDVWNDEQSEFICNTEQPGCRNVCYDEAFPISLIRYWVLQVIFVSSPSLVYMGHALYRLRALEKERQKKKAQVRVELESTELEMTENRKRLERELRQLDQRKLNKAPLRGSLLGTYVIHIFTRSAVEVGFMIGQYLLYGFHLDPLYKCQRDPCPNTVDCFVSRPTEKTVFIVFMQSIATVSLLLNILEIIHLGFRKIKMGLCGQNKNKDDPDNFYVNKSKKYPGIPHSSLGISSTPQKTLPSALSGYTFLMEKQSDTAIYPVLNSPPVLQSVQNNRTESSSNYTHRNQENKSPKKRPATNALDSQTQNTSTNNNEGFLGELGTEAHDAQKEAERKHFLVGIRNADTASSTCLRSFAEMPPQTSLQPDTTFPITGFRRQHGIGSSWNCSTMVESAGASTNSLPKNCTRRQSSFSANKAQPPYNADVKRSSRPDTPDSTGEVSSESKQSRNCDSPKPFSLSRRVSLSSNASSRRAPTDLQI, encoded by the coding sequence ATGGGAGACTGGAATTTCCTTGGAGGCATTTTAGAGGAGGTCCACATTCATTCCACTATTATTGGAAAGATTTGGCTAACGATCCTCTTCATATTTCGAATGCTTGTCCTCGGAGTGGCGACTGAGGATGTCTGGAACGATGAACAGTCAGAATTTATATGCAATACCGAGCAACCTGGTTGCAGAAACGTGTGCTATGATGAGGCCTTTCCCATCTCTCTCATAAGATACTGGGTCTTGCAAGTTATATTTGTGTCTTCTCCTTCCTTGGTGTATATGGGTCATGCCTTATACAGACTAAGAGCCTTGGAAAAagagaggcaaaaaaagaaagctcagGTAAGAGTGGAACTTGAAAGCACTGAAttagaaatgactgaaaatcGGAAAAGGCTGGAGAGAGAACTCCGGCAACTGGATCAAAGAAAGTTAAACAAAGCACCCCTGAGAGGCTCTTTGCTCGGCACTTACGTGATACATATTTTCACAAGATCTGCAGTGGAAGTCGGTTTTATGATTGGGCAGTATCTTCTTTATGGCTTTCATCTAGATCCCCTTTATAAATGTCAGAGAGATCCATGTCCAAACACAGTTGACTGCTTTGTATCTAGACCAACAGAAAAGACAGTGTTCATAGTATTCATGCAATCAATAGCGACTGTAtcattgcttttaaatatcCTAGAAATTATCCACCTAGGGTTCcgaaaaattaaaatgggacTCTGCGGGCAGAATAAAAACAAGGACGACCCTGACAATTTCTACGTAAACAAATCTAAGAAATACCCTGGGATACCTCACTCTTCTTTGGGAATATCCAGCACCCCTCAAAAAACTCTTCCTTCTGCACTTAGCGGTTACacctttttaatggaaaagcaaTCTGATACTGCTATCTACCCGGTTCTAAATTCTCCTCCCGTGCTTCAGTCCGTGCAAAATAACCgtacagaaagcagcagcaattaCACCCATCGCAATCAGGAAAATAAATCGCCAAAGAAGAGGCCAGCTACAAATGCTTTAGACAGTCAGACTCAAAATACTAGCACAAATAATAATGAAGGCTTCCTTGGTGAGCTTGGGACTGAAGCGCATGATGCTcaaaaagaagctgaaaggaaacatttccttGTTGGTATTCGGAATGCAGATACAGCTTCGAGCACGTGCTTGAGAAGCTTTGCTGAAATGCCACCTCAAACTTCCCTGCAACCCGATACCACTTTTCCTATTACCGGTTTCAGAAGACAACATGGAATTGGTTCGTCTTGGAACTGCTCGACAATGGTTGAGAGTGCAGGAGCTTCAACAAATTCTCTTCCAAAGAACTGCACCAGAAGACAAAGCAGTTTCAGTGCAAACAAAGCCCAACCTCCTTACAACGCTGACGTAAAACGTTCTAGCCGACCAGACACTCCTGACTCTACAGGGGAGGTGAGCTCAGAATCTAAACAAAGTAGAAACTGCGATAGTCCTAAGCCTTTCTCTCTGTCTAGGCGAGTGTCGCTGTCAAGTAATGCCAGCAGCAGGCGTGCCCCCACCGATCTTCAAATATAG